Below is a window of Betaproteobacteria bacterium DNA.
GTTTGCTCATCACGCGTATCCCTTGTCTGGCGAGCGCTACATTGCGCCGGTAAGCTGCACGGTCTCGAATGGCTGGAGCGTGTTACTGAAGGGGAATGCGAGCGGCCTTGATCACCGTCGCCCACTTGGCGGTTTCCTCCGCGACGAGCGCTCCCAGCTCCTCGGGCGTGCCGGTGGTGACCTCCAGACCCTGTCGTTCGAAGATCGCACGCGCGTCTGGCTGACCGAACCCCTTGCGCAGCTCCTCGCTGATTCGCTTCGTGATCGCGGGAGGCGTGTTGGCCGGTGAGAACATGGCATTCCAGGAAGTGACTTCGTAGCCCGGAACCGTCTCGGCGATCGTCGGTGCATCGGGAAAGTCCGGAAAGCGCTTTGCGCCGGTGACGCCCAGCAAGACGACCTTGCCTGCCTGGATGAGCGGCACGACGGTCGTACTGCCGAAAGCAAGAGCGACCTCGCCCGAAAGCAATGCGGGCAATTGCTGCCCTGTACCCCGGAAAGGCACGTGCGTCATCTTAACTTGCACCATGTGGGAAAGCAGCTCGCCGGAGATATGCGTCGTCGTCCCGGTGCCCGCCGATGAATAGTTGAGATGCCCGGGCCGTGACTTCGCAAGCGCGATCAACTGCTTTACGGAGCGAACCGGCAGCGAAGGATGGCAGACCCGAAACAGCATGTACGAAGTCAAACCGGTGAACGGTGCGAAGTCCTTGATGGCGTCGTAGGGCGCACGCCGGTAGAGGCTTGGGTTGACTGCGAAGGCACTCGGTGTGACCAGAAGAACATGTCCGTCCGCGGGCGCTTGCGCAACGAACTCTGCTGCAATGTTGCCGCCCGCGCCAGGCCGGTTCTCGACGATGACCGGCTGTCCGAGCGCCGCATGTAATTTGCTGCTCGCCGTTCTCGCCACCAGGTCGGTGGAGCCGCCGGCGGCAAATCCAACGACGATTCGAATGGGCTTGGTCGGGTACTTCTGGGCCATGACGGAAGCGGGCAGCAGCACCGCGAGCGCTGCAACCGCGATCCGCGATACGCCATGCGGCATTGGCGATCTCATCTCCCTATCCTCCTCCTTACGCAGTTCTTATCCTCGACGCGGTTCCATGCTCGATGAACGGCAAGCATCGGTGGCTCGAGCACGGCCTTCGCAAGCGTGAGTGAAGACCCTCATACGAACCACCCCGCTCCAACTTCGATGCAACGGCAAATCAACTGTGCACCAGCGACCTGGCGCGCCGTGGAGCGCGCGCATCTCGGGTCGCCTTGCTCGGTTTTGCGACCTCGGAGCGCATCGCCGGCATCTCCACGTCCGAACCGAGCCGTCGGGAAATATCGCGGCTGGATTTCACGAGGGTCTTCACGAACTCGTCGATCCGCGGCTTCAGCCTTACGGTGGGCGCAGTGATCGAAATGCAGTACGGGGCGCTGCCGTCGCTCTCCCAGATCGGTGCTGCAATTGCGCTCAAACCCAGTACGCGCTCGCCATGCGAAACGCAGTAACCCGCTTTACGAACGCGCGCGAGCTCCGTCATCATCTCGGCTCGCTTTTCCGGGATCTTCGTTGCCTGTGCCACGATGCGTTCCATTGCCTTGGGCGCAACGTGAGCCATGAGCATTTTTCCGGTTGCGCCCTTACCGGTCAGCGCAACACTCTGACCTTGCCGTGCCATGCTCATGAGCGGCGACGGCGTATCGATGACCTCGATACAAATGCGGTCGCGTCCGCTCATCATGTTGAGCGTAACGGTTTCGTTCGTCTGGCGAGCGAGCTCGAGCATCGTAGGCCGCGCCACCTGACGG
It encodes the following:
- a CDS encoding tripartite tricarboxylate transporter substrate binding protein; this encodes MRSPMPHGVSRIAVAALAVLLPASVMAQKYPTKPIRIVVGFAAGGSTDLVARTASSKLHAALGQPVIVENRPGAGGNIAAEFVAQAPADGHVLLVTPSAFAVNPSLYRRAPYDAIKDFAPFTGLTSYMLFRVCHPSLPVRSVKQLIALAKSRPGHLNYSSAGTGTTTHISGELLSHMVQVKMTHVPFRGTGQQLPALLSGEVALAFGSTTVVPLIQAGKVVLLGVTGAKRFPDFPDAPTIAETVPGYEVTSWNAMFSPANTPPAITKRISEELRKGFGQPDARAIFERQGLEVTTGTPEELGALVAEETAKWATVIKAARIPLQ
- a CDS encoding helix-turn-helix domain-containing protein, whose amino-acid sequence is MRGVQRTVAIFECFSPQRPSLTLQEIANSIGLAKSTTFRIVQSLERMGYLIRLEDQKYCLSFRFTRLAGSVMSTLSIRQVARPTMLELARQTNETVTLNMMSGRDRICIEVIDTPSPLMSMARQGQSVALTGKGATGKMLMAHVAPKAMERIVAQATKIPEKRAEMMTELARVRKAGYCVSHGERVLGLSAIAAPIWESDGSAPYCISITAPTVRLKPRIDEFVKTLVKSSRDISRRLGSDVEMPAMRSEVAKPSKATRDARAPRRARSLVHS